A single Oryza glaberrima unplaced genomic scaffold, OglaRS2 ChrUN-Ctg38, whole genome shotgun sequence DNA region contains:
- the LOC127758340 gene encoding remorin 1.4, giving the protein MQAMRAVDDKECYSHSIHGESNGRPQRKNNPASRPKPTPSKWDDAQKWLVSLSNGGGGGVDGIHSGKVRPRNSNADDRRLLSSSSQNGRVSCSSVDGALEYNLVAAPPTPPQLGEAAADDVSETKKIDYCMVQPQHGSPAAVLRSVCLRDMGTEMTPIASKEPSRSATPLRASTPVSRSPVPSRPSTPGRRRYDVAVSVTAVVESRTAEPVAVGSVSDGGGGCAVDESSSGGFGNHAQSTTTGLKSRAVAWDEAERAKFTARYKREEMKIQAWENHEKRKAELEMKKIEMKAEQMKARAHEKLANKLAAARRMAEEKRATAEAKLNEHAARTTQKADYIRRTGHLPSFFSFKMPSLCG; this is encoded by the exons ATGCAAGCAATGCGGGCGGTGGATGATAAGGAGTGCTACAGCCACAGCATCCATGGCGAGTCGAATGGGCGGCCGCAGCGCAAGAACAATCCGGCATCAAGGCCGAAGCCGACGCCTTCCAAGTGGGACGACGCGCAGAAGTGGCTTGTTAGCCTGTccaacggcggaggcggcggcgttgacGGGATCCACAGCGGCAAGGTGAGGCCAAGGAACTCCAACGCCGACGACCGGCGCCTTCTGAGCTCGTCCTCCCAGAACGGCCGCGTGTCCTGCAGCAGCGTGGACGGGGCGCTGGAGTACAACCTGGTGGCCGCTCCCCCGACGCCACCGCAGCTGGgtgaagccgccgccgacgacgtgaGTGAGACGAAGAAGATCGACTACTGCATGGTCCAACCGCAGCACGGCTCCCCCGCGGCGGTGCTCCGGTCGGTCTGCCTGCGGGACATGGGCACGGAGATGACCCCCATCGCCAGCAAGGAGCCGTCCAGGTCCGCCACTCCGCTGCGGGCGTCCACGCCCGTGTCGCGGAGCCCCGTACCGTCGCGGCCGTCTACGCCCGGCAGGCGGCGGTACGACGTGGCCGTGAGCGTTACCGCCGTGGTCGAGTCCAGGACGGCCGAGCCGGTGGCGGTAGGCAGTGttagcgacggcggcgggggctgTGCGGTGGACGAGAGTAGTAGCGGCGGGTTCGGCAACCATGCGCAGAGCACGACGACCGGGCTCAAGTCCCGCGCCGTGGCCTGGGACGAGGCCGAGCGGGCCAAATTCACGGCGAG GTACAAGCGTGAAGAGATGAAGATACAAGCATGGGAGAACCACGAGAAGAGAAAAGCTGAGCTGGAAATGAAGAAAATAGAG ATGAAGGCAGAACAGATGAAAGCACGGGCGCACGAGAAGCTGGCCAACAAGCTGGCGGCTGCGCGGCGGATGGCCGAGGAGAAGCGGGCGACCGCGGAGGCTAAGCTTAACGAGCACGCCGCTAGAACCACGCAGAAGGCGGACTACATCAGGAGGACCGGGCACCTGCCCTCGTTCTTTTCCTTCAAGATGCCCTCCCTGTGTGGTTGA